The genomic window CTGTGAAATCAAACAGAGTCAATGTAATCTACATATCTCAGACTTGAGACTGAGCAGACGGCCTCGTTGGTTAGCAGATAGACATTATTACCAAAAATATCATACTGATAGTAATGCCAAGCTGCTAAGTAATGCCACAGACTGGTTGTTTAAACCCTAACCCTAACTTGAATCAATTTATATTAGTCATACCGGATTAAAAACCAAATGCAactaattttattacaataaaatcaACATTACTTGTGCCTCGTTTCGCGCccctgtttccccccccccccccccctaagaaAAACATGAAGCTTGCCCGTGCATGCGCTGATTGGTTGTGACTGCCCAGACTGTCGCATTCTCTCCTCCCTCATTCCGATGGCGGGACGGAGTAGCACAATAACCACGCCCTCAAAACCTTTCTTAGGTTGCGTGACCTGTAGCATATCGTTTTGTGGTTGGGAAACTTTTGGACGAACTAGAGTGTTTCACGTCATGGTTTGTGTCCCACAGGCGTTCCCGCAGTACGAGTTCAAGTACGGAGTGCACGACCCGCACACGGGCGACGTGAAGAACCAGTGGGAGAGCAGGGACGGCGACGTGGTGAAGGGCTCCTACAGCCTGGTCGAGCCCGACGGCTCCACGAGGACCGTGCACTACACGGCCGACAAGCACAGCGGCTTCAACGCCGTGGTCAAGAAGTCCGGCCACGCGGTCCACCCTCAGCATGTTTCGCACTTCGGCCACGGTGCCTACTGAGCTGACTGCGACTGCCCCCGATCCCTCCAGCCCAAGGATGCTCCAGCCCGCTTCAGAACACAGACCGCGTTCCTTAACATAATCAAGCTGGATCGTCTCCGAGGACTCAGGCTAACACGACGTTGACAGTTCGCTACCTCGCTGCACTACTACAATATTACCTAATGTCTTTACGGTCTGAGGTGGTTTTAAATTTTAACGATGTGATGACCTTACTATTTGATTGTGTTGTTTGAGTATCCCTggatttatatgtttttatgtgcATGTTGTGTTgcatatgtaaataatatttgtatgtttgaagtgcgttttgtaaacatttaattaCCCTTCTTTTTATATGGACATATTCTGTGATAATtaaatatctggaaaaaaaaacgtcatgccatttatttgttatttttaaccaAACACAAAATGCATGTGTTTTATTACATTAAGTTagacataaaattatttattcgcTACTTAAATAGCCAGTAATTGATTAATACGTACAACtgcaaattattcaaaataataagaACAGAATGGTGACCtgaagataatttttattttggtagtttgaaataccaaaaataaattttgaatagaCACCACCCAAAATTACAATAgttcttttttattaaattgatttCGTATCGATAATGAGCAGAACTTCATTACATATATCTAACTAGTGGAGACTAGTCTAATCATTAACTTGGCAAAAATTATATCAACTTAATGACTTTACAGGCCAGATTTATCTAGCAaaatatttgatataatttaCCTTAATGAGAATGGTAAATATATTCTAATAATAAAATGTTCGAGGTAAAATGTCTGTACATTGgataaaatgaaaaatgaaaaatctTTTGAATTGGCTACTTTAATTATTAAGAACTTTAGTTTCAAGAATTTTGTCTGTTttctcctttttttcttttttttttcggaatcaGTCAAAAACCTTTTGACgtattttgatgaaacttttaTATTTGTACGGTATAACTTAAACTGTTGGCTAAATACAATTATAGGCTCCCAACGCTATGatggtgaaaaaggggtaaataagGTTCTAAGATAAAtgggtatcaataataaacataacaaatTAATCAACTATAATTTAAGATTTTGCGAAAATCCACCCCTAAGGgtatttaaagtatattttaaaaaatacattgcatACTTCCATAAGTATTAGAATTAGAGGTGAGAAACTAAGAATGAACAACTTGAATATAAATTTACgaattacatatttttcatttttaaaatttgaattttaagacAGTGAAAGTGAGgtacgtttttatttattttcaaaaatggaATCTCCGAAcgaaactataaaataaacaCGTATAATTCttcataagaaaaataaaattataaacaagacattattattttaccatttttaaacATTCCACCCCTAAATGGTGTAAAAGGGGAAGGTTATATATAAAAGAGTAAAATGCATACTTCCGAACCTATCAGATCTAAAGGCAAGTAACTAAGAATAAACAATTTacgaattgtattttttaaatttattcgaaATTCTACCTTTAAGCGGGTGGAAAAgggaaaataagtttttaagattattaattatatctccgaagctaatcaaggataaagaaatatattgtgtatcAATAACAAACATACTTACACAAactaccacaattttaccattttgcaaaattcaactgctataaaatttaaaagggGCAAGTTTagttttcaaattaaaaagaaatatattccTCTGTATCTATTACAACTAGATGTAAAAAACTAAGGATGGATATCATAAATGTAGgtttacatattatatttattttttattaattgaaattcatCATTCAAGACATTGGtgtaattttgatttattaaaaaaaattactgacactAACAAAGTAAGATGTAAGATATTTGGTAAGAAAATAGTAATAAACAATATACTGTTTTATCATCTTGCAAGATTTCACCACCAAGGGTTGTAAAAGGGGTTTGTTTGGTTTTAAGCATAAATGGATAATTCCGATTATACTAGATCTTAAGGAGGACAGTATCTATAGAATATTGCTATTCGAGATGATGTTTGGGTTTGTTTGCTCATTCGTCTTGTTTATCGTCACAGACCATGACCTTTATGTTGAATTGATCGGCATAAGTTATTAAAAAAGGGCGAGTCTGCTgcttagtaaaatataaattatgtgtaTTTATACTTTGGAGAAACATCCATAAAAAATTCTATGATTTATTAACTgttatacaaaaaaatactttgattgaatatttcaaagttt from Bacillus rossius redtenbacheri isolate Brsri chromosome 1, Brsri_v3, whole genome shotgun sequence includes these protein-coding regions:
- the LOC134529574 gene encoding cuticle protein 19-like, encoding MFSLQVFAVLMVAVAVSAYPGYQQYQLQAAHHEPYAFPQYEFKYGVHDPHTGDVKNQWESRDGDVVKGSYSLVEPDGSTRTVHYTADKHSGFNAVVKKSGHAVHPQHVSHFGHGAY